The genomic segment CTGGTCACGAAGCAAACTATATAACTCATTCACCAATGCACCATCTGCAAAGAAGCAGAAGCCCCTATATCAAATTCTGTTGACATGCTGCAATTTAATCATTGTCCATAAACATATACTGTAACTGGAAGATAAGGCTTGAATAGGGAGAACTGGTCAACAAACCTTCCAGTTTTATAATAACACCTGCCATTCATACAACTTTTCACTAAAAATCTGTAGATGCTAGAATGGTACCCAGTTAATCAGACACTAGAAGAAAGGGCCAGATATTCCAGGGGCCAGTGTAAAGGCACATATGAAAGGGATACTAATGTGGAAACTCGCAGTGCCTAACATCTCACTAATGATTTGACAAACATCAGCGGCttacttctctttctctctttccctctctgttttgCACCCACAACAACCAAGAGACAGCTCAGCGAACCCAAGACAGACTACAAATCTTAACATGTTTTCATGAGCAATAAATACCTAACTCTCAAGTGTTATCATCTTCTCCCCAGTGTGCACTCTGTGACAAAATACAAGCCTGAGCACTCTAGTGCAAAGCCAGCTTACCCACTTCAGAGTCCCCTTGGAGTTTCTGCATCTTTGCACAGCCAAGAACAGCTACTCTCCTCACATAGGAAGCTTTGTCTCGCAAGCCATTTAGGATAGGCTGCTGGATGTATTCCTGTATACCAGGCATCCTACAAAGAAGCACACGGGCATCATCCCGAATCCCTCAGGCATTCTGAGGTGCCAACCCCTCCACCCAAATATTATCTAAATCCAAGCATTGCTCCTCGATCTTACGGGGGAAGGCCCCTACAGGCGACTACCAACCCTCCCACCTGCACAGAGGCAGTGACACCTTTGCACAGGGAGTGGGAGGCAGCAGCTCTCCCTagctccccccgcccggcgggcTCCCCGCAGGACCGGGTGGGCTCCCTGCAGCGCCTGCCGGCTGGGCCCCACCTGAGGCTGCACATGCTGCGCAGGGCGAGCCCCCGGACCATGGGGTTGGGGTCGGAGCAGTCCTTGCAGAGCGTGTTGATGGCGAGCAGGGCAAGGTGGGGCTGCCGCGGCGCGTAGGTGCACATGTACAGGTACACCAGCTTCTTCTGCACCACGTCGGCTGCCGCGCTGGCCTTCACCATCTCCGTGAAGAGCCCCGACACGTCCGCGCCCTGAGTCATGTGTCTGCGGGGAAGACAGCGcttggcatggcacggcacgacGCTGCCCACCATGTCACGGCACGGCACAGTGGGCCATGtcgcggtgcggcgcggcccgCCACGTCACGGCACAACACAGCATGGCCCGCCATGTCGCGGCGCGGCCCGCCATGTCGCGGCGCGACACAGCCCGCcacggcctggcctggcctggcccgccgCCGCtctgcccggcccggcgcggcccctggcccgccgccctgccgccccgccccgccgtaCCGGATGACGCGCAGGACCACGCCGCGGTACCGCAGCCGGTCCGCCTGCACGTGCGGGTTGGCCAGGGCCCGCCGGAGGTCCCGCAGCGCCTCCTCGCCGCCCAGGTACGGCAtggccaggccaggccgggccgggccgggccgggccgggccgtgacGGGCCGCGCGGCAGGGCGGAGCCAGCCGCGGCCTCGCGCCGCCCCGGAGCGGCGaggcgccgggcccccccccccccgctgcccggcgccggctGAGTGCGCATGCGCCGCGGCCTCGGCCCTGACGCGGCCCCTGACACGCCGGCTGcgcctgcgccgcgccgcccgccaaaTTGGGCGGGAAGCGGCTGCGCGGGAGCCGCTCGCTGCCTGCGCGCGCCGGGCCCCCTGCTGGCGGGGTGGTGCGGCGGGtgcgcgccggcgccggcgccgcgaccggcaccgccaccgccaccgccatgAACGGGACGGTGATCCCCGGCACACCGATCGCCGTGGACTTCTGGAGCGTgcggcgcgcgggcggcgccCGGCTCTTCTTCCTGTCGCACATGCACTCGGACCACACGGTGGGGCTGTCCAGCACCTGGAGCCGCCCCGTGTACTGCTCGCCGCTCACCGCCCGCCTCCTGCGCCGCCGCCTCCAGGTAGgtgccgcgggcgccgggcgggccccgccgctcccgctcGCCCGCCCTCACCGCCCGGCCCTCTGCAGGTGCCGGCGCGCTGGATCCGGCCGCTGGAGGTGGGGCAGAGCCACGTGCTGGGCGAGGGGGACCCGGTGACGGTGACGCTGCTCGACTCCAACCACTGCCCCGGCTCCGTCATGTTCCTCTTCGAGGGCGCCTTCGGCACCATCCTCTACACAGGtacggggcgggcgccgcggccccgccgccaccgcccgcctGCCCTGACGCCCTCTCCTTGCAGGGGACTTCCGCTACGCCAGCGCCATgcagcaggagccggcgctgcggggccgccaCCTCGACCGCCTCTACCTGGACAACACTCACTGCCACCCGGGGCGCAGCCTGCCctcgcgccgccgcgccgcccgcctggCCGCCCGCCTCATCCGCGCCCACCCGCGCCACCACGTCGTTGTCGGTGAGGGCCACACCTCCTTGTGTCCCTGCACGCCCCACCTCGGCGTGACCTCGCACTCCCTCGCAGCTCCCCTCAGTGGGGCTGTGGTCCCCTCAGCCTGGCCTCGCACTCCCTTAGCGCCATCCCTGCAGCGTGGCCTTGTCCCCCTCTGCATGGCCCCCTTGCATGGCCTCACACTCCCTTACCTTCCTGGCAGCGTGGCCTTGTCCCCCTCCGCATGGCCCCCTTGCATGGCCTCACGCTCCCTTACCTTCCTGGCAGCTTGGCCTTGTCCCCCTTGGCGTGGCCTTGCGCTCCCCCAGCCTGTCCCTCTGCTCATGGCTTTCTTTGCAGGTGTGTACAGCCTGGGGAAGGAGACACTGCTGGTGGACCTGGCAGTGGAGTTTGGCACCTGGattgtggtgagcccctggcgtCTGGAGCAGATGCGGCTGCTGGAGCTGCCTGATGTGTTCACCACTGAGGAGGGGGCCGGCTGGATCCGTGCTGTGGACGTTGCTGAGATCCGCTGGGACACACTCGTCAGCTGGAACCTGCTGCACCCTACCATTGCCATCCTCCCCACTGGCAGGCCCGTGAAGGTCACTCACCCCAAAATCCACCCCATTCCCTACTCTGATCATTCATCCTTTTCAGAGCTGTGTGAGTTTGTGAAGTGGCTGAAACCCTGCTCAGTCATCCCGATTGTGAGGGGCAGCATGTGTCAACTTTACTTTGAGAAATATTTGAGTTCTGACCGGCAGGCACTTCCTGACCTCAAAATCCCAGAGCCTGTGCAAGAGTTTGTACAGCGGAAAAAGAAAGGACAGGAACCTGTGCGTCCATTGAAAAGAGCTGCCCAGCATTCTGTGCCTCGAGGAGTTGTTTTTGAATCCCCAGAGAAATACACTGACGGGTCTGAAGAGTTTAGGGATGTTAAGGTTCCTCAGCAGAACTGTGAGTCAGCTTTTTGCTCCAAAGAAGGCTGTATTTGTTGCCACACATGcaaggagaaaggggagaaaatcaAGATGGATATCAACAGCCACAATCCCCAAAGCCAGTGTGCATCAGCTCAGCTGAATGGAGACCAGCCAGCAGTAGTAATATCAACTAGCCCTGTTAGCCAGTCACCGGCTTCTGATGAGGACATTCCATGTGGATTGGCAGAACAGTATTTACTCACTCCTTTAAATGTCCTAAAACAGAATTCCTTGGAGAAATTTGACAAGCTAGTAGAAGAATTCTTTAGGAGGGAGGAAGCATCCTGAAATTTGTGACACTTGCCAAGGCAGTTGATAGCAGTGATTCCAGCAGTCTTACTATTGCATCCCATTCTTGGAGTTTCCCATAAGGAGAATGCTTAACTATGAGActttttctttaccttttatTAGCAGAGAAGGCAGCAACTTGAACTCGTTTGTATATgttaggatttttatttatttattttttcatttgtctaaATCTGTCAGGGCTTCAGACTACACTCAGGCAGTGCAGTCCCACTGCAAGCATGCCCTATATTTACTTTTTGCAATGACTTATCCATCTTTTGTGGCAAAAGCTATTGCCAGATTGATTCAAATTGAGCAGCAGAGGGCGTGAGCTGTCTGCAGCTGAACTAATGGGTTTGAATGTAATGAGAGAAGCAAAAAAGGAGAATCTGAGAGCCCCAAATGTTcctctttctgtatttttgtaatGCCTCATTGACAATGAGCAGTTCATTCCAAGATGCATTACAAATATGTATTAAACTATGTTTAAAAAAGGTGCTTAAAGAAATCTAGAAAAGGAAGTGCCTTTAAATCTATTAATGAATCACTGTAATACCTCCAAACACAGCACTGCTTTTGCATCCTGCCAACTGCAGCTGactgcagctctgctcttctgAAAACACCGCCTTAATGTTAACTATAAATGCTCTTTCAGGTCACAGGCTGGGAAAGTAGGAATTGTGGATTTCTGGGTTTTGGATCTTTCAGAATGGCTTACTATATCCTCTGCAGTCTCTTCATTGAAGTCTGCATGTTTGAATCTTTCTGCTGGACTGCAAAGTGCTTTTGGTAACTGTAAGCATTCTGATAGGGGCATTGCTTTCCCATGGGCTGCCTTGAAAAGTACTTTCCAGCCAATGGCAAATGGGATAGGAGCTAATGAAACATCTACGTACTGGTGTAAAGTGTTAAGTCTTTGTGACATTGTTTCAAAGTGCTGGAATACTGGGGCTAAACAGCAAAACTGTCTCTTTTAGCTTGGAGGTCAGGCACTTCCCCACTGCAGGTCAACTGCAGAGAGCTGCAGCCTGGCTGTCACAATCGGGAAGTGTCAGCAATGAGACTAGCCAGTGAAAACACTGTAGTTATTCTTGCCAAACTGCACTGGCAACACATCACAAATTGGTTCCCCACAGGGTCACAACAGCAGCACTAGAGTGGAAACAGTCACTGGGCTCTTTCCTGGAGCACCAAGCCAGCTTGTTACTCAATTTTTCTAACCTGCCTGCCATTACTTTTCACACCAAATGTTTCATGTGCTCCTGGTCAGGATTAGAATCTCTCCTGCATGTAGTGTCCTGCAAGGTCTCTGCAAGGCCAGTCAGCTAGATAGATTGAATTCCCTGAATCAAGCCAGGTAAGGAAATGTTTGCTCTTTGAGTAAAGCTATGGCTCATGAAAAGCAGAGGTGCAGCAGCCACACCTGTTTAAAAACAAGGCTGTCCTGAACTGTAATCATGACAGCCAGTGTGAGTATATTTGGAAAGCTGCCTGGTAAACATGAGTCCTAGGTCCCGACCCTGTGCCTTACTGGGCACTGCAGCATTTTCACCCTAATATAAGCAGTGCCTCTTAATGGGACCACCTATTGACTCTGCTTGCTGGTTGCCAATGGGACATTGGAAGGGATGGAGCAGTGTTCTGCATTTCATCTTAGAAATAAACTTCTTCAAAAGTGGTAgcaagggcagctccagcctcttGCCATGGTCTACATGTCCCATTTCATGGAGATTTGTGTGGACTATTTGCCAGTCAAAATTAAACTGCAGAGTCCCATCATCTCAGCATGAGTGGAGGCACCTGCATCTTTGGTGATACCTGAGACTGCCAGCAGAATCATTGCCCTACACTGGCAATGTTTTGTCTCCTGCTGGCTGCCTTGGAAATGCTGGCTGTATTTTAACACTGTTGAAATTTAAGTGACTCATTTGACAGGCAGGTGAGTGAAACAGTGCCTGAACTCCCAGATTCCAAGTCCTGCTCTCGGCTTGCAGCCTCTCCGTGGTTCAGAATGAATGCTTGCATTCTGAGTCACTGCTCCATTTAGGTACGTTGCAAATGACCTCTGAGATTTGATGCATTTTGCTAATGATGTTTTGTGGCATTCAGCCTTTTCTCTTCTATTCTCATCTTCCCTAAATGAAGTAGACAACCTCCAGGTGAACCTCTGAGCAAAATGGAGTAGTAAGAGTGTTAAGGCTTTGCAGAGGCCACTGAGTTCTTCAGATCACACAAACAGAACTGGAAATTGCAAAGACTTCAGAGGCTGAGAATCTGCTCCACATGTCTGAACACCCAGTTaaaactgcagaagaaatgcTGGGTTCTGCTACTGGAGCATAAAAGGTAATTCCTGCTACTTCAGAAGGAAATTATCCAAATCATGTAGAACCAGGGAAAAGTGAAACCTCTCCAtaggtttaaaagaaaataaaagcagaagactCTTGACCAACAGTCAGCATGGAGATCCTTGCTTCAGCACAGCTGGTCTGTAAGGCATTTTAAAGTGCCAAACATGTTTCCTCCTTCTATTAGACGTAAATACTTCTATTGTGTACTTTCTAAAatcctggaaaacaaaacatagCCTTCTAGGGAAAATTATGGCAGTGACCTATGGCAGAGCTCTAAGATTTCTGAGAATCCTTCAGTTACCTCTGGAGGTTTCTGGCAATAAATAGCTGGCCACTTACAGGCCTTGTTCTCCCTCATGCTTGCCTCCACAACTTTCCTCTGTTCCTACCGCCAGCTTAGCTCACAGGGGAGCGTTACTGCAGTCAAAGAGCTGGAGTATCACGTACACCAGGTCTGAAcatgctgcttccagctctgctgcaTGGAGCTCTGTCAACACTGCTACCATGGGTGTGTTTTGCTCACAGCAGTGACAATGGGAAGCTGTAGCTAAGTGTTAGCTTGGTTATGGAGTATCTAGCACTATGTGCATAGAAACTGTTATCATCCCTGCAAGAAAAAAAGTGCTCCGATCAAAGCCCTTCCAAATCTAAATACGCAGCTTGAGCTGCTTATCTGTGTTCCACAGTTGGCCAAGCCCCAGTGGGATGAAGCAACTCACCCAAGGTCTCACAGA from the Apteryx mantelli isolate bAptMan1 chromosome 25, bAptMan1.hap1, whole genome shotgun sequence genome contains:
- the DCLRE1B gene encoding 5' exonuclease Apollo, with protein sequence MNGTVIPGTPIAVDFWSVRRAGGARLFFLSHMHSDHTVGLSSTWSRPVYCSPLTARLLRRRLQVPARWIRPLEVGQSHVLGEGDPVTVTLLDSNHCPGSVMFLFEGAFGTILYTGDFRYASAMQQEPALRGRHLDRLYLDNTHCHPGRSLPSRRRAARLAARLIRAHPRHHVVVGVYSLGKETLLVDLAVEFGTWIVVSPWRLEQMRLLELPDVFTTEEGAGWIRAVDVAEIRWDTLVSWNLLHPTIAILPTGRPVKVTHPKIHPIPYSDHSSFSELCEFVKWLKPCSVIPIVRGSMCQLYFEKYLSSDRQALPDLKIPEPVQEFVQRKKKGQEPVRPLKRAAQHSVPRGVVFESPEKYTDGSEEFRDVKVPQQNCESAFCSKEGCICCHTCKEKGEKIKMDINSHNPQSQCASAQLNGDQPAVVISTSPVSQSPASDEDIPCGLAEQYLLTPLNVLKQNSLEKFDKLVEEFFRREEAS